A genomic window from Maridesulfovibrio sp. includes:
- the ilvC gene encoding ketol-acid reductoisomerase, giving the protein MKVYYENDADLNLLKDKTVAIIGYGSQGHAHAQNLRDSGVKVIVGQRPGGANYELAKEHGFEPVSAAEAAAQADLIMILLPDQVQAEVYKNDIAPNLKSGDILAFGHGFNIHFEQITPPADVDVIMAAPKGPGHLVRRTYTEGGAVPAIIAVDQDASGKAFDIALAYAKGIGATRSGVLQTTFREETETDLFGEQAVLCGGLSELIKAGFETLVEAGYKPEIAYFECLHECKLIIDLIYEGGLAKMRDSISDTAEYGDLTRGPRVINEESRKEMKKILKEIQQGEFAKEFINENMTGKAHFSAMRRIGKEHQIEQVGGELRKMMSWLKK; this is encoded by the coding sequence ATGAAAGTTTATTATGAAAATGACGCTGACCTTAATCTGCTTAAAGATAAGACAGTTGCAATCATCGGTTACGGTAGCCAGGGCCATGCCCATGCGCAGAACCTTCGTGATTCCGGCGTTAAAGTTATAGTTGGTCAGCGTCCCGGCGGTGCGAACTATGAGCTTGCCAAAGAACACGGTTTCGAACCCGTAAGCGCTGCTGAAGCTGCTGCTCAGGCAGATTTGATCATGATTCTTCTGCCCGACCAGGTTCAGGCTGAAGTTTACAAAAACGATATCGCACCCAACCTGAAGTCCGGCGATATTCTCGCTTTCGGTCACGGTTTCAACATTCATTTTGAGCAGATCACCCCGCCTGCAGACGTAGACGTCATCATGGCTGCCCCTAAGGGCCCCGGCCATCTCGTACGCCGCACCTACACTGAAGGTGGTGCAGTACCCGCAATCATCGCTGTTGATCAGGATGCTTCCGGTAAAGCCTTTGATATCGCTCTTGCTTACGCAAAAGGCATCGGCGCAACCCGTTCCGGTGTTCTGCAGACAACTTTCCGTGAAGAAACCGAAACCGACCTTTTCGGTGAGCAGGCTGTTCTTTGCGGCGGTCTTTCCGAACTGATCAAAGCAGGTTTTGAAACTCTCGTAGAAGCTGGTTACAAGCCTGAAATCGCTTATTTTGAGTGTCTCCATGAATGCAAGCTGATCATTGACCTCATTTATGAAGGTGGTCTCGCCAAAATGCGTGATTCCATCTCTGACACCGCTGAGTATGGCGATCTTACCCGCGGTCCTCGCGTCATCAACGAAGAAAGCCGCAAGGAAATGAAAAAGATCCTTAAAGAAATCCAGCAGGGTGAGTTCGCAAAAGAATTCATCAATGAAAATATGACCGGTAAGGCTCACTTCAGTGCAATGCGCCGTATCGGTAAAGAGCACCAGATCGAGCAGGTTGGTGGTGAACTCCGCAAAATGATGAGCTGGCTCAAGAAGTAA
- the ilvN gene encoding acetolactate synthase small subunit yields MRHTLSVTVENEPGVLSRVAGLFSGRGFNIESLNVAPTLEEGVSHMTITTIGDEHIVEQIVKQLRKLVTVIKVVDMLEHKAVEREMVLIKVNAEDAKRAEILRIVDIFRCKVVDVSVDELSIEVTGDHEKIEALINMLSRFGIKEVARTGTVAMKRALQV; encoded by the coding sequence ATGAGACATACTTTATCCGTGACAGTTGAAAACGAGCCCGGGGTTCTTTCCAGAGTTGCAGGACTGTTCAGCGGGCGAGGATTCAACATCGAATCCCTTAACGTAGCCCCCACCCTTGAGGAAGGGGTTTCCCACATGACTATCACAACCATCGGTGATGAACACATTGTCGAGCAGATCGTTAAACAGCTGCGTAAGCTGGTAACAGTTATCAAGGTTGTTGATATGCTGGAACACAAAGCTGTTGAACGTGAGATGGTCCTCATAAAGGTTAACGCCGAGGATGCAAAACGGGCTGAAATTCTACGTATTGTAGATATTTTTCGCTGTAAGGTCGTTGATGTGAGTGTTGATGAATTATCCATCGAAGTCACTGGAGACCATGAGAAAATTGAAGCCTTGATCAATATGCTCAGCAGGTTCGGTATTAAGGAAGTTGCCCGTACAGGCACCGTTGCAATGAAGCGTGCCCTGCAAGTTTAG
- the ilvB gene encoding biosynthetic-type acetolactate synthase large subunit: MELTGAQIFLECLKKEGVDVVFGFPGGAVIDIYDELPNYPFKHILVRHEQGAIHAADGYARATGDVGVCLVTSGPGATNTVTGIATAYMDSIPVVIFTGQVPTPLIGNDAFQEVDIVGITRPCTKHNYLVKDIKDLAFTVRQAFYLARTGRPGPVLVDLPKDIMQQKFEFEWPEDVSLRSYNPNLKPHVRQIKKVAKLIKGAERPLIYAGGGVISSGAEDELTWLAKSLNIPVTATLMGLGAFPGDDPLWLGMLGMHGTYAANMAINNADLVLAIGARFDDRVTGKVSTFAPKATLVHIDIDPTSIQKNVAVHVPLVADCKGALSALKSEMEPNLDSVDWEVAHAVWVRQVQEWSETHPLRYKKSDSEFIKPQRVVEKVYEISNGEAIVATEVGQNQMWAAQFYKFKRSKSFLSSGGLGTMGFGFPAAIGAQMAFPDKLVVNIAGDGSIQMNIQEMMTAVCNNLPVKIVILNNGYLGMVRQWQELFYNRNYCETCMDAQPDFVKLAEAYGAAGYRITEEKDLEPVLKEAFANGKPTIIDVRVDPEENVYPMVPAGASLTDMLLV; this comes from the coding sequence ATGGAGCTCACCGGAGCTCAGATATTTCTTGAATGTCTGAAAAAGGAGGGTGTGGACGTCGTATTCGGATTCCCTGGTGGAGCCGTAATTGATATATACGACGAATTGCCCAATTATCCGTTCAAGCACATACTTGTAAGGCACGAACAGGGTGCAATCCATGCCGCGGACGGCTATGCACGCGCCACCGGCGATGTAGGGGTTTGCCTCGTGACTTCAGGTCCCGGAGCAACCAACACTGTAACCGGCATAGCAACGGCTTACATGGATTCGATCCCGGTGGTTATTTTCACCGGGCAGGTTCCTACCCCGCTGATTGGAAACGACGCGTTTCAGGAAGTGGATATCGTTGGAATCACCAGACCCTGCACCAAGCATAATTATTTGGTAAAGGATATCAAAGACCTTGCCTTTACTGTCCGACAGGCCTTTTATCTGGCCCGTACCGGACGCCCCGGCCCGGTTCTTGTTGACTTGCCAAAAGACATTATGCAGCAGAAATTCGAGTTCGAATGGCCTGAAGATGTGTCGCTTAGGAGCTATAACCCTAACTTGAAACCGCATGTGCGGCAGATTAAAAAAGTCGCAAAATTGATCAAAGGAGCAGAAAGGCCCTTGATTTATGCAGGCGGAGGGGTTATCAGCTCTGGAGCTGAGGATGAATTAACGTGGCTCGCTAAGAGCCTGAACATTCCGGTGACCGCTACCCTTATGGGGCTGGGCGCCTTTCCCGGAGATGACCCCCTCTGGCTGGGGATGCTGGGAATGCACGGCACCTATGCCGCAAACATGGCAATAAATAACGCGGACCTCGTCCTGGCAATCGGGGCGAGGTTCGATGACCGTGTGACTGGTAAGGTCAGCACATTCGCCCCCAAAGCCACTCTTGTTCATATCGATATTGACCCCACCTCAATTCAAAAGAACGTCGCCGTACACGTGCCGCTGGTCGCTGACTGCAAGGGCGCATTGTCTGCATTAAAGAGTGAAATGGAACCGAATCTCGATTCCGTGGATTGGGAAGTAGCTCACGCCGTTTGGGTCAGGCAGGTTCAGGAATGGTCGGAAACTCACCCCTTACGCTATAAAAAAAGCGACAGCGAATTTATCAAACCCCAGCGGGTCGTGGAAAAAGTCTACGAGATCAGCAACGGGGAAGCAATTGTCGCAACCGAAGTGGGCCAGAACCAGATGTGGGCTGCCCAGTTCTATAAGTTTAAACGCTCCAAATCATTTCTTTCATCAGGTGGTCTCGGAACCATGGGCTTCGGATTTCCCGCAGCGATTGGTGCTCAGATGGCCTTCCCCGACAAACTTGTTGTGAATATTGCCGGAGACGGTTCCATTCAGATGAATATTCAGGAAATGATGACTGCTGTCTGCAATAACCTTCCCGTAAAAATTGTTATCTTGAATAACGGCTATCTCGGAATGGTCCGCCAGTGGCAGGAGCTTTTTTACAATCGCAACTACTGTGAAACCTGCATGGATGCCCAGCCTGACTTCGTTAAACTTGCCGAAGCATACGGAGCAGCCGGGTACAGGATTACTGAAGAAAAGGACCTCGAACCGGTGCTTAAAGAAGCTTTCGCTAACGGAAAGCCTACCATCATCGATGTCCGCGTAGATCCGGAAGAGAACGTGTATCCCATGGTACCTGCCGGAGCTTCATTAACCGACATGCTGCTCGTTTAG
- a CDS encoding DUF465 domain-containing protein, with protein MEQREIDLIEQLAAQDSEISALWSQHNEYKKLIDKMEAKSYLSDTETQEVKELKKKKLAGKTKLHALLDKHK; from the coding sequence ATGGAACAGAGAGAGATTGATCTGATCGAGCAGCTAGCAGCCCAGGACAGTGAAATTAGTGCTCTATGGAGCCAGCACAATGAATACAAGAAACTCATCGATAAAATGGAAGCCAAGTCCTACCTGAGTGACACTGAGACTCAGGAGGTCAAAGAATTAAAGAAGAAAAAACTCGCTGGAAAGACAAAGCTGCATGCTTTGCTCGACAAGCATAAATAA
- a CDS encoding DUF167 domain-containing protein — translation MTEVTTELPSYIRPCGQGSWRVSVWVQPGAKNAGVTGEYQDSVRVRINAPAVDNKANKALASFVATRLGLKKSNISIASGHSNRKKVLLVESDVEPRWEGIIPASA, via the coding sequence GTGACCGAAGTTACAACTGAACTCCCCTCTTACATCAGACCCTGCGGACAAGGTTCGTGGAGGGTCTCTGTTTGGGTGCAGCCCGGCGCTAAGAATGCTGGCGTCACCGGAGAGTATCAGGACAGCGTGCGCGTGCGCATAAACGCGCCCGCTGTGGATAACAAGGCCAATAAGGCTCTTGCCTCATTTGTCGCGACCCGTCTGGGTCTTAAAAAAAGCAATATTTCCATTGCATCAGGGCATTCCAACCGTAAAAAGGTTTTACTGGTGGAGTCCGATGTTGAACCGCGTTGGGAAGGAATAATCCCTGCCAGCGCCTGA